The following are from one region of the Sorghum bicolor cultivar BTx623 chromosome 2, Sorghum_bicolor_NCBIv3, whole genome shotgun sequence genome:
- the LOC8060257 gene encoding 26S proteasome non-ATPase regulatory subunit 9, which produces MVAPDVKAETMKLMDQRGGLEAEMDAIIARLTEPGGPGITGGLVDAEGFPRSDIDIPNVLAQRRRLAELRNDHKDVTNKIDKNLEILHSAKLSRNEQSTSRRSDTTSPSHIGSSQSEPMEEDHVSKLPFAMIDEITDGSPASVDGLQLGDEIVKFGNVEAGDQLQERLVSEALSNEDSHVSLVIIRQGSAMNLTITPRKWHGRGLLGCHFRML; this is translated from the exons ATGGTGGCGCCGGACGTGAAGGCGGAGACGATGAAGCTGATGGATCAGCGGGGTGGCCTGGAGGCGGAGATGGACGCCATCATCGCCCGCCTCACCGAGCCCGGCGGGCCGGGCATTACCGGCGGTCTCGTCGACGCCGAG GGTTTCCCCAGGTCCGACATCGACATCCCGAACGTGCTCGCCCAGCGCCGGAGGCTCGCTG AATTGCGAAATGATCACAAGGATGTTACGAACAAAATTGATAAAAATCTGGAGATTTTACACTCAGCAAAGCTATCAAGGAATGAGCAATCAACCTCGAGGAGGTCTG ATACAACAAGTCCTTCACACATTGGATCATCTCAAAGTGAACCTATGGAAGAGGACCATGTGTCCAAACTTCCTTTTGCCATGATTGATGAAATCACAGATGGTTCTCCTGCTTCTGTGGATGGTTTGCAACTTGGAGATGAGATAGTAAAGTTTGGGAATGTGGAAGCTGGTGATCAATTGCAGGAAAGGCTCGTCTCTGAAGCTCTTTCCAATGAGGATAGTCATGTATCTTTAGTCATCATTCGCCAGGGGTCAGCAATGAATTTAACAATTACACCAAGAAAGTGGCATGGAAGAGGACTGCTGGG GTGCCATTTTCGAATGCTATGA